From the Syntrophomonadaceae bacterium genome, one window contains:
- a CDS encoding site-specific integrase: MPERKRGQIVKRGNSYLVRVPLGTGADGERDYHNNTLYTKKDAQAYLAKVQHEVDVGKFVNPSKELLKEHIDKWLKSTVKQRVSAKTLNSYEQIVKRYIVPGLGHIKLHQLTAAKIQSFYADLLEKGLSPRTVRYTHAVLRSALKQSVKFGGIHRNPADLVDLPRQQRKEMRAFTPAQAAEFMRAIVYSSLKTLFSLLLASGMRPSEALGLKWTDINFATGRVTVQRTLIRIRGQKNWRLEEPKTAKSRRVIPLPPTVLADLEEHKIAQSAVKQKAQPGKYNDQNFVFAAANGEPLFDRNVSREFKSILKSVGLPDIRLYDLRHTCATLLLSARENTKVVSERLGHASVVLTLDTYSHVLPDMQDKAAATLEDILFNKPAESSLHTIRTQDKKITGA; this comes from the coding sequence GTGCCCGAAAGAAAAAGAGGGCAAATCGTTAAACGTGGAAATAGTTACCTGGTTCGGGTTCCCTTGGGAACAGGCGCAGACGGCGAGCGGGATTATCACAATAATACACTTTACACCAAAAAAGATGCGCAAGCATATCTAGCTAAGGTTCAGCACGAAGTGGATGTTGGCAAGTTTGTTAACCCAAGCAAAGAACTATTAAAAGAACACATCGACAAGTGGCTCAAATCTACGGTCAAGCAGAGAGTGAGCGCAAAGACGCTCAACAGCTACGAGCAAATAGTAAAGCGATACATCGTGCCAGGGCTGGGGCATATTAAACTGCATCAACTTACTGCAGCGAAGATACAATCTTTTTACGCTGATTTACTAGAAAAAGGATTGTCACCACGCACAGTAAGATATACACATGCAGTTTTGCGCAGTGCTCTAAAACAATCCGTGAAATTCGGGGGTATACACCGCAATCCCGCCGATCTCGTGGATCTGCCCCGACAGCAACGAAAGGAGATGCGAGCATTCACACCCGCGCAGGCGGCAGAGTTCATGCGAGCGATTGTCTACTCGTCACTAAAAACACTGTTTTCCCTGCTCCTGGCATCTGGCATGAGACCCAGCGAAGCCCTGGGGCTCAAATGGACAGACATTAATTTTGCCACCGGGCGCGTTACTGTGCAACGTACGCTTATAAGAATCCGGGGGCAAAAAAACTGGCGACTCGAGGAGCCCAAAACGGCTAAAAGTAGACGAGTAATCCCTCTGCCGCCAACTGTGCTGGCTGACCTTGAAGAACACAAAATAGCCCAATCGGCGGTAAAACAAAAAGCCCAGCCGGGCAAATATAACGATCAAAATTTCGTTTTCGCAGCGGCCAATGGCGAACCACTTTTTGACCGCAACGTGAGCCGCGAATTCAAGAGTATTTTAAAGAGCGTTGGATTACCCGACATCAGGCTATACGATCTAAGACACACATGTGCCACATTGTTGTTGTCAGCAAGAGAAAACACAAAGGTTGTGAGCGAACGCCTGGGGCATGCGTCTGTTGTGCTGACCCTGGACACGTATAGTCATGTTTTGCCAGACATGCAAGACAAAGCAGCCGCAACGCTCGAAGATATTTTATTCAACAAGCCCGCAGAAAGCAGCTTGCACACAATTCGCACACAAGACAAAAAAATAACCGGAGCCTGA
- a CDS encoding helix-turn-helix domain-containing protein, with the protein MIILLSTNKPKKLMRIDDVADVLDITESRAYDLARQGILPSVRLGRQIRVDRDALENWIARGGQALPGGWRREE; encoded by the coding sequence ATGATAATTTTGTTGTCAACTAATAAACCAAAGAAGCTAATGCGAATCGATGATGTAGCAGATGTGCTTGATATTACAGAGTCGAGAGCTTACGATCTTGCCCGACAAGGCATTTTGCCGTCAGTCAGACTGGGGAGGCAAATTCGCGTTGATCGAGATGCCCTGGAGAACTGGATCGCCAGGGGCGGTCAGGCCCTGCCCGGCGGGTGGCGGCGAGAAGAGTGA